The Raphanus sativus cultivar WK10039 chromosome 6, ASM80110v3, whole genome shotgun sequence sequence tagaaTTACttatgttttacatttttttattgtcTATGAATTGCAGTGAGAATGTTGTGGCTGGTGATATCCCTGCTGATATGGAAGAGTTGGTTGCGGAGAAGAGGCGAGAATTGATAGAGACAGTCTCTGAAGTTGATGATGTGCTCGCTGAGAAGTTTCTGAATGATGAGCCTGTTACTGCTGCTGAGCTTGaggttttgttcttttttcctATGGTGGTTGCTGTTTGACATTGAGTCAAAGGAAGATAGTTCCCGGATTATTAATAGAAATTGTTGGCAAACTTATGGTATTTAGTTATAACGGATTTCCACTATAACAGAGATATCAATTCCGAGGGACGTTGAATCATGTGGATCCTAGCTCTTTAACTTGCCTTAGCCATTGTCTTTATCTTTTCATTTCTGGCGGTCATGAAGTGCTACGTTTGTATGTTATTGTTCTCTTACTTGTAGTTTGTTATGCAGGAAGCTATTCGCAGAGCTACCATTGCACAGAAGTTTGTTCCTGTATTTATGGGCAGTGCATTCAAAAACAAGGTAATTCCTTCTTCAGATGTACAAGCTGATACCGTACTAGTTTGGATGTGTACTTTCGTTCCTCTGTTGtcatatatattgaaaagtATTCAACATTTGGCGTGCTTTTCTTTTTCCTGCAGGGAGTACAACCTCTACTTGATGGTGTTCTTAGCTATCTTCCTTGTCCAACTGAAGTCAATAACTATGCTCTTGACCAGAATAATGAGGAAGAGAAGGTACTCTCCTTGCAATATCTTAtattgtaaagaaaaaaagtcGGTCCTAAAACAGTGCATTTCAGGTAACCTTGACCGGTTCTCCAGATGGACCTCTTGTTGCGCTGGCTTTTAAACTAGAGGAGGGACGTTTTGGTCAGCTAACATATCTAAGGTGAATTCTTAATATTCCTCTTATTTATAGATGGAATGGATTTGTGAAATAGCTGAATGCTAACTTATGTTCTTTTGCTAATGCAGGATATACGAAGGCGTGATTAAGAAGGGTGATTTTATCATAAATGTTAATACTAAAAAGAGAATAAAGGTTAGTCCAGGGATCTTAGCATTGCCTTGAGATATTTCTGTGCCATGAAGTCATGTGCATAACATTAAATCAAAcctttttttcattaaatccaACTTTCATAAGTATAGTTTACTTATCCCTGATTTAAAGTACATTTTCAGCTACTTCTCGCAAATAGAGCTATTGATGCAAAATGTTTGAAATTCAGCCCAGTTTTTCATTTGGTCTTTTTGTTGCTCTGCAAGTAGCGCCTGTTTTACTTGATTTTACTTTAATGCTATTTAATGTTCCCGGTGCAGGTCCcacgcttggtccgtatgcatTCTAATGATATGGAGGTAAGAGTTGTTGCAGTTTATTTTTCTCCTTAAGATCCCATTATGTTAACTCCGTGGTAGCAAGTCTAGTTGGATTCTAGAAGTTTGTTCTATTTTTCAGGATATTCAAGAGGCACATGCTGGGGAAATCGTAGCTGTGTTTGGTGTTGATTGTGCATCAGGTACAGTGAGATAAAACATTTATACTTGTGcattatttaaacataatttgCTTCTTTGGGTTGGTAACGTACTTTGGGCATAAAAATTTCTAACCTCGTTATATTACCAGGTGATACGTTTACCGATGGATCAGTGAGGTACACAATGACATCGATGAGTGTTCCTGAACCTGTTATGTCCTTGGCTGTTCAACCAGTTTCAAAAGATTCTGGTGGACAGGTAACTTTTGTGAATTTTATAGCTAAAACAACTTTGTATGTTCCTTTAACTTTTGGCTTTAATAAATTTGCTACTCAACTCTATGTTCTGGTGTTAGTTCTCGAAAGCATTGAGCCGGTTCACGAGAGAGGATCCTACTTTCAGAGTGGGATTGGATCCCGAGAGTAACCAGGTATTTATCTGACTAACTCCGTTGCGTCTCTGCACCTTTATCTCTTTTATTTCATCCCTTGGTAATCAACATTGATCATTCTTCACAGACGATTATCTCTGGTATGGGGGAATTGCATTTGGACATTTATATTGAGCGTATGCGGAGAGAATACAAGGTGCCTGACTTTAAGCCTACACAATGATCTCACTTTAACGCTTCTTCTCTACGGAAGATACCTTATTTTTTGGCTGTTGCAAACAGGTTGATGCGACTGTCGGCAAACCCCGTGTCAACTTTAGGGAGACTATTACTCAGCGGGCTGAGTTTGATTATCTACACAAGAAGCAGAGTGGAGGAGCAGGTCAGTACGGTAGGGTTACAGGGTGAGTATCTAAAAACTGATAAGACCCTTAAATGATATGGTAGGGGATCGATCACTTGTAAACCAGTCCTAACGATGTCTGCTAAAATTCTTCTAGGTATGTGGAACCTCTACCAGCTGACTCTAAAGAGAAGTTTGAGTTCGAAAACATGATTGTTGGACAAGCGATTCCGTCTGGTTTTATACCAGCAATCGAGAAAGGTTTCAAAGAAGCTGCAAACTCGTGAGTGGTGGTCTTTTTCACATTATTGACTTCTCTTTTGGTTCTCCCTTTCATGTATATATGTGAAATCTATTGCAGGGGATCACTAATTGGTCATCCGGTTGAGAATATTCGGATAGTATTGACAGATGGAGCTTCACACGCCGTAGATTCCAGTGAACTTGCGTTTAAGATGGCTGCAATATACGCGTTTAGACTGTGTTACACAGCGGCTAAACCGGTGATTCTAGAGCCTGTCATGTTGGTTGAGTTGAAAGTACCAACAGAGTTTCAGGGCACTGTTGCTGGTGACatcaacaagtaaaaaaaaaacttgaaacctAACATTATTTTACTCCTTGTTCAATAATTAACTTTAAACTTGTTTCGCTTTGTGCAGGAGGAAAGGTATAATCGTTGGAAACGATCAAGAGGGTGATGATTCAGTAATCCAAGCTCATGTGAGTTCCAATACAAagcatttttttcttcttactaTTAATAAAGCTGTTCAAATCTTGAAATAATTGGGAATATGTTTGTGATTTATAACAGGTGCCTTTGAACAACATGTTTGGCTATTCCACATCTCTCCGCTCCATGACACAGGTACTATCTTCATCATCGTTATCATGAACATTTTGAAGACATTGttgaatataatatttacttttgtGTGAATTTTGGACAGGGAAAAGGAGAATTTACGATGGAATACAAAGAACACTGTGCTGTGTCAAACGATGTCCAGACTCAGCTCGTCAACGCCCACAACGCCACCAAAGCAACTGATTAATTCCTCCAATCACAGTTATGGTTTTGTCCATCTTTTTAATcaatggttttgtttttttttttctaaaatctcCAACATTATTTATACGGACCATAGAGGATCAAATCACTCAAGCATAAAAGTGGGTTTTGTCCAAAAATCTATTTGAAATTACTGGGCCATGAGCCCCTTCAACCTTTCTCTGATATATTAATCCCACCTTTTGGTCCACCAGTGACATCAACTTTGGTGATTGTAGACTTGTAGTGTTCTCAACTGTTTCAATATGAATTGATGTATTACTATTATAgtctctatttttatttatcataagATAGGGTCCAAAATAAGCCAACCAGAAATCGTTAGAGATAATCATTGACATAGAGTCGTCTTCACGTCAgataagaagaaagaaactgacACCAACGAACTAGCTCAGACTTTTCTTTTATAACTTCATCTCAAAGccacttctctttctctctcgaaGAGGAGTTGGTGTGATGACTACCATCATACCTGTTCGTTTAAGTTGTTACTATTTGCTTCAATCTAATTTCTGATTCATTTCTTAAGCCAACCTTTTGATAACTTTACCAAATATATACTATGtccataacttttttttgtgacaATAGTTTTTCTAGACGTTCTAAGAGCAACCTCATTGGTGGGACAAAATAAAAGTccttaacatattttattagtatttttaagtgAGGGACAAAGGTTAAGgactttttgatttttgaagaTTATTGGTAGAAACTTGTATTGTCTCTTAGTAAATGTCTACATGCACAAAGGTTACATGCAGCTTCTTGTCCAGTCATGGCATCAACAACTAGCAACGTTTCAGTGGGGTTCAAAAATCTCTTCACGTCTTTTAACTCATCCATCATCCCTTTGTCTACCTGTCACAGAGATGCAATGCCATGACTAAAAGCTGCAAACAGATTTGTGATAACAAGATTACCTGAAGCCTTCCTGCAGTATCCATGATAACTACATtgacattatttattttagtttcttttagaccTTGCTTAGCTATATCTGCAGGTTTTACTTCAGTTCCTGCTGTATATATCGGCACACCAATCTGTGACAGAAAGAGATCATCGGACAAACATTTTTTGAACGGAATATAATATCATCACATGATGATTCAAAAGTCCAATTTACAATACCCTTTCACCTAAGATGACGAGTTGATCAATGGCAGCAGGTCTGTACACATCTCCAGCAATTAGCATACACGATTTTCCCTATGCAAAATGATCCAGTTATAATAAATGACAGAGAGTAACAATCCCTTCAAGATCTTCAAAAAAGCATACCTGCTTCTTTAGGTAATAAGCGAGTTTAGCGCAAACTGTTGTCTTCCCAACTCCTTGGAGTCCAGCAAGCAATATAACTGTAGGACCTGACTTTACAAACTGTATCTCAGATACTTCTCCACCCATCACCTTCACTAGCTCATCATGTACAATCTGAAAATTTGTATTGAAGAAGTTACAAATGATCACAGATCCTGGGTAAAATTAAGAACCTGGTTCATTGCGAGTTACCTTGACCAACTGCTGATCTGGTTTGAATCCTCGAATGACACCCATTCGAACGGCTTGGTCACTTACAGATTGAACAAACTTTCTAACAACAGGAAGGCTCACCTGTTTACACGACGTCCAAGCGAGTAAAATTACCTTTATACTGCAAAAACgctgagaaaaaagaaaacagaacaaACAAAACTCACATATGCTTCAAGGAGAGCTCTTCTGATATCCTTCATTGGCTCAGCAATATTCTCCTTAGTCATGACATCTGCAAGTTCAAACAAACATAACTAACTTCAAACCTTACTCATTTTGTCAGTGGCAAAACAGACAACTAATTTTGATTAATGACAAGAACATAGTCCGTGTATTGATCAAACAAGACAGCCCATTGTGATATACACAGCACAAATCATAACCAAAATCGTAACTTTTTGCGGTTTAAACTCAATGGAAATCAAGAAGCTCGAAGAAAGTATTGAAATTTAAATGGTCACCTTCAACAGCTTCAAAACATATTAATGCTCTACCTCCTTTTCGTTGCCATAGATTTGAGCACAATCAATGTGGCGATAGCCGATCTGCATAGTAAGAGAGAATCAGAGTTTAGCCCATAAAGACTATAACTTTAATGGTCAGTGATCGGTGATAGACGACTAACCTTAGCGGCGGCTTCGACAGCGTTTCCGACAAGACCAGGATCAGACTGCCACGTTCCGAGACCTGTCAAGAACAGAGGAGTAGCCAAGGATCGATCAAGAACAAAGGAGTAGCCAAGGAAAGCGACAGAGAGAGATGTGAAGAGAAGAAAATTGATCAATTTTCGTCGAGAGAGATGGggaggagagagaagaagatgcCACATGGCTCGTAAGGACGAGAAAAAATGTATCTAAGCTAAGGACGTCCTTAGCTTAATTGGacttttttgatttatttttggccAAATAATGGCTAAGGACTTTTCTAAGATAGCCCGATAATAGTGCTCTAACCTCCACGTTTTCTCTTGTCAAAGTCCCAATTCAAGGGAGAGTAGTAGTATTGTTGAACTTTTCTTCTTAGACTGATCAAGttaatatcaatactattaattttggaacatgacctattgatttTAGTTGgatccatttaaaaaaatatgaaacctaAAAAAAATCCTTACATGCGTGTGTTGTATAACTGCTATAATCTAAATAACTGCTTATGCTCTATGCGTGTATACCATGGGTGTTTCACTGTTTTGTCGGGATTATAGCAGTTATAGAGAAAAAACCTTAGATCAGGGAatcattacaaaaaatattaatttttgaatattaatttttgaatattaatttttaaaagttaattctTCAAATATCTACACAAACaatctattaaaagagaatcattaaaaaaaatctgattaaaaaaattgttggaccctttcactaactaattatttttggtccaagtattttaaaatacagaaattaaaaaataataatttaaaatttaaatcatgtataatttttttattatatatactttatagtaattaaaataaataatgatttttaaaatatgtatataacccgaggataaccacaaaattaagcggaaCGGATGCggatacaaaattatttgtttgcgggttgtacgggtcatatttttaaccaaaaacaaaatttaaacccCGTGGATTGGCGGGTCAGCAGGCGAGTTCGACCCGTAATCCAGCCTTAACCGTGTATATAccagattaatttttaaattgctattatttaataaaatacattttgatttaaatttatacacaaataaaattacaaaaatacaaatataatcagaaagaaaaaacaaatatcaaaagttaaatttaaaataaaaaatatacccgccctttcaaggacgggtcaaaatctagtatatctTTAAAACTCAACAGTCAAACatagtaatatattttctttatttcacGTACCTTGTCGAAtcaaaatttggtgtgttttgGTTAGTCAACAACTTACTACTGAACTAAACACAATCCATTCATTAATAATTTCATAACCAAACGTTCTAACCccattaaaccaaaaatatctttctatatatttataaccaaaGCTTTTCCCTCCACGCCACCTTCAATATCATTCATCGATCATCATCACACACC is a genomic window containing:
- the LOC108813219 gene encoding elongation factor G-1, mitochondrial yields the protein MPRFPPSPSPNHLLRLFSSSNKRSSSSSPTAALLSGDFHLRQQFSSGNAARAAKGEKEPWWKESMNRVRNIGISAHIDSGKTTLTERVLFYTGRIHEIHEVRGRDGVGAKMDSMDLEREKGITIQSAATYCTWKDYKVNIIDTPGHVDFTIEVERALRVLDGAILVLCSVGGVQSQSITVDRQMRRYEVPRVAFINKLDRMGADPWKVLSQARAKLRHHSAAVQMPIGLEENFKGLIDLVHSKAIFFHGSSGENVVAGDIPADMEELVAEKRRELIETVSEVDDVLAEKFLNDEPVTAAELEEAIRRATIAQKFVPVFMGSAFKNKGVQPLLDGVLSYLPCPTEVNNYALDQNNEEEKVTLTGSPDGPLVALAFKLEEGRFGQLTYLRIYEGVIKKGDFIINVNTKKRIKVPRLVRMHSNDMEDIQEAHAGEIVAVFGVDCASGDTFTDGSVRYTMTSMSVPEPVMSLAVQPVSKDSGGQFSKALSRFTREDPTFRVGLDPESNQTIISGMGELHLDIYIERMRREYKVDATVGKPRVNFRETITQRAEFDYLHKKQSGGAGQYGRVTGYVEPLPADSKEKFEFENMIVGQAIPSGFIPAIEKGFKEAANSGSLIGHPVENIRIVLTDGASHAVDSSELAFKMAAIYAFRLCYTAAKPVILEPVMLVELKVPTEFQGTVAGDINKRKGIIVGNDQEGDDSVIQAHVPLNNMFGYSTSLRSMTQGKGEFTMEYKEHCAVSNDVQTQLVNAHNATKATD
- the LOC108809313 gene encoding signal recognition particle subunit SRP54, chloroplastic-like isoform X1, producing MTKENIAEPMKDIRRALLEAYVSLPVVRKFVQSVSDQAVRMGVIRGFKPDQQLVKIVHDELVKVMGGEVSEIQFVKSGPTVILLAGLQGVGKTTVCAKLAYYLKKQGKSCMLIAGDVYRPAAIDQLVILGERIGVPIYTAGTEVKPADIAKQGLKETKINNVNVVIMDTAGRLQVDKGMMDELKDVKRFLNPTETLLVVDAMTGQEAACNLCACRHLLRDNTSFYQ
- the LOC108809313 gene encoding signal recognition particle subunit SRP54, chloroplastic-like isoform X2 translates to MTKENIAEPMKDIRRALLEAYVSLPVVRKFVQSVSDQAVRMGVIRGFKPDQQLVKIVHDELVKVMGGEVSEIQFVKSGPTVILLAGLQGVGKTTVCAKLAYYLKKQGKSCMLIAGDVYRPAAIDQLVILGERIGVPIYTAGTEVKPADIAKQGRQRDDG